The genomic interval ACGTGTCTCCGTCGAAGGCCCATTCTATGTCCATAGGAGCACCGTATATCTCCTCTATTCTCCGTGCCGCCGATCCCAGGGCCTTTATCTCCTCCGCGCCCAGACACTGTTTACCCACGAACTGAGGCCCCAGAAAGTCGGCTACCGGAACGGAGACCGTACCCTGTTCCGATTTCTTCTCCGCCACCATGGTCCTCTTCTCAGCCACGTTGACGTCCATAAGGGCCAGGTCCCTTTTATCCAGTATGTACTCGTCGGGAGTCACCATTCCAGAGACTACCGCCTCTCCGAGCCCCCAGCTGGCCTCTATCATTATCTGAGAACGACTGTTGGTCACGGGGTTGGCTGTGAACATGACGCCGGACCTCTCGCTGGAGACCATCTTCTGGACCACGGCGCTGAGGGCTACCTGGAAGTGATCGTATCCCTGGCGCTGCCTGTAATAGGTCGCCCTGGCGGTCCAGAGTGAGGCCCAACAGCGCCTGACGTGAGCCACGACGGAGTCGGCTCCTATCACGTGAAGATAGGTGTCCTGCTGTCCTGCAAAGGACGCGTCGGGCAGGTCCTCGGCGGTGGCGGAGCTGCGTACCGCCACCCTCGGATCGTTCAGCTCGATAGAGTCGGAAAGCTCTCTGTAGGCGGTGCGTATCTCCGCCTCAATATCCACCGGAATGGGAGACTCCTCTATAAGTCTTCTGACCGAATCGCAGGCCCTGGACAGATCGACGGAGTTCTCCACGTCCACCGATCCGACGGCCTCCCGTATCTTTCCCTCTATCCCGGCCCCTTTGATAAAGTCGACATAGGCCTGGGCGGTTACGCAGAAACCGGGAGGCACGTCCACACCGTTCACTGTTAGCTCCCCAAGGTTGGCTCCTTTTCCCCCGACCAAGGCGACGTCGTTTTTCCCTATTCCGTTGAACCATCTCACGTATCTGTAAGCCATTGAAGATCTCCTCCCCGGTATCCATAACGAACTTGCCCTATTATGCCCCGAAAAAACGGGCGAGACGTGGTATTATTTGACACAAATAACGGCATAAGTCTATAGCATAGAGACACTGAAGCATCATATTCAACCTTTATTATGAAATAAAACAACTCAAAGAGGTTTATGCTGTATAAACGGGGAGGGAGTTTACTGACATGGACCCTCTACAAGGCGAGGGCAATCCGGCATCTGTATTCATAAGGTCCATAGAGGACAGGAAGGGAGTCGAGGAGACCGTCCAGATCCTGGGAGAGTTTCTGGGCAACGTAGCTTTCTGGGAAAACGACACGGGGAATCTACACCTGGCGGCAAAATCAAGCCAGTTCGTGTCTCAGGTCAAGGAGATGCCTCTCCACGAGCTTATAGCTATATATCCTCACGGAACAGTCGAGGACAAGGGGGAAAGGCTGGGCTACGTTCTCTACTACAGGGAGGAGGGGGCGGATCCAACCGAGGAATCCCAGGTTCTCCGGTTCGGAACCACCGCTCTGAGGTTGGCTATAGAGGAAAGAAAGGGTAGGTCGGAAGAGAACCACCAGATGAAGGGCGACCTTGTCAGGGATATCCTGGCAAAGAACAGAAGGCTGGCCGAGAGATCGCTGAGAAAGGCCGCCGAAAGGGGATCGGGGATCTCTGGCCCTCTGTTCGTTCTCGTGGCGGAGTTCAACGGAGGCAAGAATACCTCGGAGCCGGTATATCTCCTGTCTCGGTGGTTTCAATCCCGTTTCCCATCGGCTTTGCAAGGGACGGTAATGGACGATCTGGTCTTGCTACTGCCGGTAAAGGGGAAGGAATGGAGGGACGATCTGGAGTCAGTCCTCGCTGAGTTTCTTTCAAAGAGAAAGGACAGAGAGGAGTTCTCCATAGGGGTAGGCTCCGTTGTGGACAACGCGGTGGAGGCGTGGAAAAGCCACGAGGAGGCGATGGAGGCCATCGTCTTGGGAGGTCGCCTCGGCAAGAAATCGGTATCCTTCTGGCAGGATATGGAGGTATACGACGTGCTCAGGAGCCTCCCCCCGACGGCTAAGAACACGAAGTTCGTTAATCGCTACATGAACGTTATCCGTCAGGACAGGGACGCAAAGGATACTCTAAGGTCGCTGGTTAGATCCGGCTGGCACCTGAAGACCGCCGCGGCTGATCTTAAGATACACTACAACACCCTCAGGTACCGCCAGGACAGGATATGGGAGATTTTAGGCATGGACGGCCAGGATCCTATGGCCAAGCTCAACCTGACCCTCGCATGTCTGATGGACGAGATAAAGGAGGACATGGGGCCCTAGGTGTTTCAGGAGTTGTTTCCGATAAAATCCAAAACCTCCTGGGCGGTCTCCTCGATGGCCCTGCCGGTTACGTCAAATACGGTAGCATCGACTCTGTTCATGACCGACCGGGCGTAGACGAGCTCTTTTTCGACTCTATCCCTCTGGGCGTAAGAGGCTTTCTCCGGGTCCAGACCGAGCATCTGGAGCCTTTCTCTTCGAATCTGCATCAGAGCGTTGGGATCTATGACCAGCCCCACTATGCGAGCTCTGGGGACCTGAAAAAGCTGCTCCGGCGGATCCAGCTCCGGGACGAGGGGGATATTGCCGGTACGATAGCCTTTGTTGGCAAGATACATGGAGAGAGGGGTCTTGCAGGTTCTGGAGACCCCAAGTATGACCAAGTCGGCCTCTCCCAGAAGATGGGGATTGCTTCCGTCATCGCAGGTTATGGAGAATTCTATGGCTTTGACCCTCCTGAAATAGGCTTCGTCCATCTGATGCATCAGCCCCGGCTCCTCTAGCGGAGGAACTCCCAGATGGGATGAGAAGGCATCCATGAGAGGTCCGAAGATGTCCACGACCTCGACACCGTATCTCTGGGCTTCCTTCCGGAAACAGGCCCTTATCTTATGTTCTACGAGGGTACAGACTATCACCGCTCCGGATTCTTTAGCCAGCTCGCAGACCTGACGAGCCATGTCCGGCTCCTTCAGATAACGGTAGCGGGTGAATTTTATCCTCTTGTCAGGGAACTGCCTCGCAGCGGCCAAGGCCACGCTGTGGGCTGTCTCCCCGGTAAAGTCGGATATAACAAATATATTAAGATCCTGTCCTTCTTCGGAAAGCACGAGAAACCACCTCTCTCTATGTTCTCACAAAAGAGCGCACCAGCGCCCCGGGCCGGAACGGTATATCTTTTCATCCGCCTCCAGATCGGCCAAAGCCGCCAGGACTTCCGGCACGGACATACCCAGTTTGTCCGCCAGGCCGTCGGCGGTGATCCCCCCGGACGTGGCTATTTCCTCCAGCAAAGGAGACGGCTTAGAGGGCTCCACGGGAGGGAAAAGGGACAGCTGCGAGTCCCTTCCTGCTACGAAGGAGACGAATTCATCCAGATCCCAAAGGGGCTGTGCCCCGTCGAAGAGGAGCTTGTTCGATCCCTGTGAGACCTTCTGCACAATAGGTCCGGGAACGGCCCATACAGGGCGCCCCATCTCGCCGGCCAACCCTGCGGTTATCATGGAGCCACCCTTTATGGGGGATTCCACCACGACCAGGTGATCGGCCAATGCCGCAATAATACCGTTTCTTTTCGGAAAATGCCAACGGTTTCCCCTGATTCCCATAGGGAAACGGCTCATCAAGGCACCCCGCTTTTCCGATATGGATGAGAAGAGTTGCTCGTGTCCTCTAGGATAGACGACGTCAACACCGGTTCCAAGGACAGCGACGGTGGCCCCTTGGCCTTCCAACGCACCAGAATGAGCGGATCCGTCGATACCCATGGCTCCTCCGCTGACCACCAGGACCCCGGCTGAGGCCAGTCTCTCCGCCAAGGCGCGAGCTACCTGAGAACCGTAGGGGGAACATCTTCTGGTACCGACGATAGAGACACAGGGTCCAGGTATGGGCCAGGATCCCTTCACGTAGAGGACAACGGGAGGGTCGTCAGAGTGGTCCAGTCCGTCGGGAAAAAGGGGATCACCTCTGAAAAGAAGCTGGGCACCGAAGCGAGAGGCTCTCTCCATCTCCTCCTCCGGCCAGTCCGAACCGTAGAGGCCAACCATCCTTTCCCATCGGTCTTCCTTGAATCCCAGGGATAGGGCCAGCTTTCGATTCGACACAAGGGATTCGGCGGTCTCTCCCAGAAGATCCAGCTCACGAGCCCACTGCCCCGGGGCGTTCACAGAGAAGTTCAGAGCCAACAGGGCCCTTTCGATTCGGGTCATGATCGATTTTCCTCTCGGTAGGACAGGGCTTCCATGACTGCTACCTTAGAGACCTCCGTCTCTCCGGCAAGGTCAGCCACGGTTCTGGAGACCTTCAAGACCCTGGACATTCCCCTTCCCGAGAGGTTCAACCGATTTGCCATCTTGAGCAAAATAGCCTTTCCCTCCCGGGATAGAGCCAGCTCTTTTCTCAGAAGTTTTTCCGGCACCTCGGCGTTGCAACCATAGCCCCATCGACGCCATCGTTCCCTCTGTAAGGATCTGGCCCTGCAGACTCTATCTCGAATGGAATCGCTTTTTTCCGACACCGCACCGGACAGACCGACCAGCTCCTCCGGAGATAGGCGGGGCACCGATATATGGAGATCGACCCTGTCCATCATCGGTCCGGAGAATTTACGTCTGTATCTCTCAAGCTCGGAGGCGGAGCACCTACAGGTTTCTACGGGGTCACCGTACCACCCGCACCCACAGGGATTGGCCGCCAACACCAAGAGAACTCTGGAGGGATATTCAACCGTTCCGGAGGCCCTGCTGACCGAGATGGCCCCGTCCTCGAGAGGCTGTCTCATGGCCTCGACGAGATCTCGGCGAAATTCGGTGAACTCGTCCAGAAACAGGACTCCTCTGTGAGCCAGGGAGATCTCACCGGGTCTCAGGGCAGAGCCTCCGCCGCAGACAGCCACGGTCGATGCCGTATGATGGACGATTCTGAAGGGGGGCTGACGATCCAGAGGTCCATCGCTGCCCAGTGTGCTCCTGACGGTAAGGGTCTCCAGGAGCTCTCGATCCGACAGAGGAGGCAGAATTCCCCTCAAAGCCCGAGCCAACATCGTTTTACCGCTGCCGGGAGCTCCGACCAACAGAACGTTGTGGTGTCCTGCCGCGGCTATCTCCAGGGCCCTTTTGGCCGCAGATTGGCCTCTGATATCGCCGAAGTCGGGATCCGCCGCCGGTATTTCCGCTCCCGGTTTTTCCGGCTTTACCCTTGGGAGGTCCGAGCCGGATTTTATATGGTTCAGAAGAGAGGACAGATGATCTACCACGTATGCCTCGACGTCGGAGACTAGACCGACCTGAGAGGCGTTGCCCTCTGGTACGTAGAGGGGCATGCCGGATTTTCGGGCCAAGATGGCGGCAGGCACGGCCCCTCTCACGGGACGTATTTTCCCGTCCAGGGCAAGCTCGCCCATGAAGAGAGAGGGCCTCGAGAGAGGCGACCTGTCGGAACGAAGCGCCAACCCCACCGCTATGGGTAGGTCCATGAGGGTTCCTTCCTTGGGAAGGTCCGCCGGGGCGAGGTTCACCGCTATCCTTCCCTTTAGAGAGACGCCTACGGATCTTAGGGCAGCCCGGACCCTCTCCCTGGACTCCCTGACCGATGCGTCCGGAAGACCGACTATGGAGATGGAGAACAGCCCTCCGGCCATCTCAACCTCTACGTCCACCTCTCTGGCCTCGACACCTCTCAAGGTAACGGCTTTTACTGGGTTCACAACACCACATCTCCTCCCGTGATGTCCCGACAATGATTCAGGAACAACCGTCCCCTCCTCTGAGTCAAGGCGATCAGATCTATCCGCCAGAACCCGTTCCACCCCGTCTTTTCTACGTAGGCGGCCCCGGCGAGCACGAGGCGCCTGAGTTTTCTCGGTCCCACCGAGTCCTCGGGAGACATTATTATGCCGGTGGTCCTGAATCGGACCTCGACTATCACCAGGGTATCCCCATCCTTGGCGACTATGTCCAACTCTCCCCTGCGAAAACGTACGTTTCTTTCCAGAATGGACCATCCCAGGTTTCGAAGATAACGACAGGCGAGGTCCTCTCCTCGCTTGCCCTTTTCAAGATGAGGGGCGGTCACGACTATCGACTTCCCACGTCGACTTTGTATATGAAAGCCAGAACCCTTGCGACAGCTTCGTAGAGGTCGAGAGGTATCTCCTCCCCTATATCCAACGCTAAAAGGGCGCTGACCAAGGCGGCGTCCTCCACTATGGGGACCTCCGCCTCGCGGGCGACCTCGACGATTCTATCGGCGATCCT from Dethiosulfovibrio russensis carries:
- a CDS encoding EscU/YscU/HrcU family type III secretion system export apparatus switch protein translates to MNDGDKGRLKAAALKYDREERDAPHLVASGSGRIADRIVEVAREAEVPIVEDAALVSALLALDIGEEIPLDLYEAVARVLAFIYKVDVGSR
- a CDS encoding pyruvate, water dikinase regulatory protein, with the translated sequence MLSEEGQDLNIFVISDFTGETAHSVALAAARQFPDKRIKFTRYRYLKEPDMARQVCELAKESGAVIVCTLVEHKIRACFRKEAQRYGVEVVDIFGPLMDAFSSHLGVPPLEEPGLMHQMDEAYFRRVKAIEFSITCDDGSNPHLLGEADLVILGVSRTCKTPLSMYLANKGYRTGNIPLVPELDPPEQLFQVPRARIVGLVIDPNALMQIRRERLQMLGLDPEKASYAQRDRVEKELVYARSVMNRVDATVFDVTGRAIEETAQEVLDFIGNNS
- a CDS encoding PucR family transcriptional regulator translates to MDPLQGEGNPASVFIRSIEDRKGVEETVQILGEFLGNVAFWENDTGNLHLAAKSSQFVSQVKEMPLHELIAIYPHGTVEDKGERLGYVLYYREEGADPTEESQVLRFGTTALRLAIEERKGRSEENHQMKGDLVRDILAKNRRLAERSLRKAAERGSGISGPLFVLVAEFNGGKNTSEPVYLLSRWFQSRFPSALQGTVMDDLVLLLPVKGKEWRDDLESVLAEFLSKRKDREEFSIGVGSVVDNAVEAWKSHEEAMEAIVLGGRLGKKSVSFWQDMEVYDVLRSLPPTAKNTKFVNRYMNVIRQDRDAKDTLRSLVRSGWHLKTAAADLKIHYNTLRYRQDRIWEILGMDGQDPMAKLNLTLACLMDEIKEDMGP
- a CDS encoding YifB family Mg chelatase-like AAA ATPase, which codes for MNPVKAVTLRGVEAREVDVEVEMAGGLFSISIVGLPDASVRESRERVRAALRSVGVSLKGRIAVNLAPADLPKEGTLMDLPIAVGLALRSDRSPLSRPSLFMGELALDGKIRPVRGAVPAAILARKSGMPLYVPEGNASQVGLVSDVEAYVVDHLSSLLNHIKSGSDLPRVKPEKPGAEIPAADPDFGDIRGQSAAKRALEIAAAGHHNVLLVGAPGSGKTMLARALRGILPPLSDRELLETLTVRSTLGSDGPLDRQPPFRIVHHTASTVAVCGGGSALRPGEISLAHRGVLFLDEFTEFRRDLVEAMRQPLEDGAISVSRASGTVEYPSRVLLVLAANPCGCGWYGDPVETCRCSASELERYRRKFSGPMMDRVDLHISVPRLSPEELVGLSGAVSEKSDSIRDRVCRARSLQRERWRRWGYGCNAEVPEKLLRKELALSREGKAILLKMANRLNLSGRGMSRVLKVSRTVADLAGETEVSKVAVMEALSYREENRS
- a CDS encoding YraN family protein gives rise to the protein MTAPHLEKGKRGEDLACRYLRNLGWSILERNVRFRRGELDIVAKDGDTLVIVEVRFRTTGIIMSPEDSVGPRKLRRLVLAGAAYVEKTGWNGFWRIDLIALTQRRGRLFLNHCRDITGGDVVL
- the dprA gene encoding DNA-processing protein DprA, with the translated sequence MTRIERALLALNFSVNAPGQWARELDLLGETAESLVSNRKLALSLGFKEDRWERMVGLYGSDWPEEEMERASRFGAQLLFRGDPLFPDGLDHSDDPPVVLYVKGSWPIPGPCVSIVGTRRCSPYGSQVARALAERLASAGVLVVSGGAMGIDGSAHSGALEGQGATVAVLGTGVDVVYPRGHEQLFSSISEKRGALMSRFPMGIRGNRWHFPKRNGIIAALADHLVVVESPIKGGSMITAGLAGEMGRPVWAVPGPIVQKVSQGSNKLLFDGAQPLWDLDEFVSFVAGRDSQLSLFPPVEPSKPSPLLEEIATSGGITADGLADKLGMSVPEVLAALADLEADEKIYRSGPGRWCALL